A stretch of the Zeugodacus cucurbitae isolate PBARC_wt_2022May chromosome 6, idZeuCucr1.2, whole genome shotgun sequence genome encodes the following:
- the LOC128922766 gene encoding uncharacterized protein LOC128922766, protein MAAAISAVFLKVIRGNPGPPPDCESAGWHYGLHKLIRCADERSAVLYKEAVSLVGEVWEGARLEAVDKADLPLRPRARVWLPAEPSSAGEIEEITKYCNPSLPAHDWKVIRLEKTEEPYRQALILLNAESIGPLKELKGAISYGFEKVIDESDFGLDKLFVEKQEESKR, encoded by the coding sequence ATGGCGGCGGCCATCTCTGCCGTGTTCCTGAAGGTGATCAGGGGAAACCCTGGGCCACCTCCGGATTGCGAAAGTGCTGGTTGGCACTACGGGCTTCACAAGCTGATTAGGTGTGCGGATGAACGATCGGCAGTGCTCTATAAAGAGGCGGTCTCTCTCGTGGGGGAGGTTTGGGAAGGGGCCAGATTGGAGGCTGTAGACAAGGCAGATTTGCCACTGCGTCCTAGGGCTCGCGTCTGGCTTCCAGCTGAACCCTCCTCTGCGGGTGAAATCGAGGAGATTACAAAATATTGTAATCCCTCGCTGCCAGCACACGACTGGAAGGTGATACGGCTCGAGAAAACCGAAGAACCCTATCGGCAAGCGCTGATACTGCTTAATGCGGAGTCCATCGGTCCTCTCAAAGAGCTAAAGGGGGCCATTAGTTATGGCTTTGAGAAGGTAATCGATGAGTCCGACTTCGGTCTGGATAAGCTGTTCGTCGAAAAGCAAGAGGAATCAAAGCGTTGA